The following are encoded in a window of Pyrenophora tritici-repentis strain M4 chromosome 6, whole genome shotgun sequence genomic DNA:
- a CDS encoding PotE, Amino acid transporter has product MDEKKVELGQVRPEEVDASIGEVSEELNASGHKQELERNFSLLNLCAIGITTGNVWAALGGSIAIALYNGGPAGVIYEFIAVSMCYFMIAACIAEMASSIPSSAGVYHWASVTAGARFGKIVGFYAGWWNSLGWIFGTASISSILANQVVSMYGLFHPGYAFERWHVFIAYLLITWISCFIVMFANRTLPKLTNIGLFFILLGVFITIMVCAIMPSRTGKGYASTEFVFRDWQNQTGWSSNGFVFCAGMLNGAFGVGTPDCVSHLAEELPSPRRNIPLAILAQYAVGFTTALLYLITIFYSVNDLSTLFANPWPFPLAELYRQATNSHGGSLGLLLVIFFPTLCTNIGCYITSGRMLWTLGRDDATPWPKWVGRVDPKWGNPWNATLACGIINTILGCIYIGSSTAFSAFVGSFIVLSSLSYLAFILPNILSRRRHVTKGPFTMPDPVFYTVAILAWC; this is encoded by the exons ATGGACGAAAAAAAGGTAGAGCTCGGTCAAGTGAGACCGGAAGAGGTGGATGCGTCGATAGGGGAGGTGAGCGAGGAGCTGAACGCTTCTGGTCACAAACAAGAGTTGGAACGTAATTTTAGTCTTTTGAACCTTTGCGCGATTGGTATCACGACGGGGAATGTTTGGGCTGCTCTGGGCGGTTCAATT GCTATCGCGCTTTACAATGGCGGTCCTGCGGGTGTCATCTATGAGTTTATTGCTGTGTCAATGTGCTACTTTATGATTGCGGCGTGTATTGCTGAAATGGCATCTTCCATCCCTTCATCAGCTGGTGTGTATCACTGGGCTAGCGTGACAGCTGGCGCAAGATTTGGAAAGATTGTCGGATTCTATGCTGGTTG GTGGAACTCATTGGGCTGGATCTTCGGCACGGCATCCATCTCctccatcctcgccaacCAAGTCGTATCCATGTACGGACTCTTCCACCCCGGCTACGCCTTCGAGCGCTGGCACGTCTTCATCGCATACCTCCTCATCACCTGGATTTCGTGCTTTATTGTCATGTTCGCCAACCGTACGCTCCCCAAACTCACAAATATCGGCCTATTCTTCATCCTGCTCGGCGTCTTTATTACAATCATGGTGTGCGCAATCATGCCCAGTAGGACCGGCAAGGGCTACGCAAGCACAGAATTCGTATTCCGAGATTGGCAGAACCAAACAGGCTGGAGTAGCAATGGCTTCGTATTTTGCGCAGGCATGTTGAACGGCGCTTTTGGCGTAGGCACACC TGACTGCGTATCCCACCTTGCCGAAGAACTCCCATCCCCCCGCCGTAACATCCCCCTCGCGATCCTCGCCCAATACGCCGTCGGCTTCACAACCGCCTTACTCTACCTCATCACAATCTTCTACTCGGTCAACGACCTCTCCACCCTCTTCGCAAACCCCTGGCCCTTCCCTCTCGCCGAACTCTACCGCCAAGCCACAAACTCGCACGGCGGCTCCCTCGGCCTCTTGCTCGTCATCTTCTTCCCAACCTTGTGCACAAACATCGGCTGCTACATCACCAGCGGCCGTATGCTGTGGACTCTCGGCCGCGACGACGCCACTCCCTGGCCCAAATGGGTCGGCCGCGTAGATCCCAAATGGGGAAACCCATGGAACGCAACTCTCGCCTGCGGTATCATCAACACAATACTAGGATGCATATACATCGGCTCCTCGACCGCCTTCTCCGCCTTCGTAGGCTCCTTTATCGTCCTAAGCTCGCTATCCTACCTCGCCTTCATCCTCCCCAACATCCTTTCGCGCCGCCGCCACGTCACAAAGGGTCCGTTTACCATGCCAGACCCGGTCTTCTACACAGTTGCCATTCTGGCGT GGTGTTGA
- a CDS encoding Dimer-Tnp-hAT multi-domain protein, with protein sequence MEILKEFCNGLSDDAIEYYHPDPKGYPSHRFKGPYYEEKDSDDEMEDSDDEEEDSEDEEIEEARALQAKYEERAQSIRTSISPDKRVRLGDLRRHWTLFSSQALEAYAAIPKGHYVDEDWTAGELTIQNPDPEEYPLPYDVEFSLTGTEPDSLYMSLNIPKFRSATSVERIGVGDDGRVYQFSVTFLDKYHIDLHAPRSIFPDGITSPDLYYVAIRDFSMADEFDPDDDPTNHEGYEKIHEFWKRLYAEYEANGGVRDISMAKESDYGDNTTKDMSYEELVEYWNNLEAGNRGNFINNFIEPAGLTENEEDEYEAWKRSEPIAGEGVDPIKYWVELRDRHPSLSKFAIDMLSIPGSSCECERLFSELGDLLEPRRRSISPQLLAAIQCDRRWIRAGFGSGEVPVKEAISDEEMDAKYGVHKWDIS encoded by the exons ATGGAAATTTTGAAGGAGTTTTGCAACGGCCTATCAG ACGATGCTATTGAATACTACCACCCGGACCCAAAGGGATACCCTTCACATAGGTTCAAGGGTCCCTATTACGAGGAGAAAGACTCGGACGATGAGATGGAAGACTCAGatgacgaggaagaagacTCGGAGGACGAAGAGATTGAGGAGGCCAGAGCCTTGCAAGCCAAATACGAAGAAAGAGCACAGAGTATCCGCACGTCCATTTCGCCAGACAAACGAGTCCGTTTGGGCGATCTCCGCAGACACTGGACACTGTTCTCATCGCAGGCTCTTGAGGCGTATGCCGCGATACCTAAAGGACACTATGTCGACGAGGATTGGACGGCTGGGGAACTTACGATTCAAAATCCCGATCCGGAGGAATACCCTCTGCCTTACGACGTAGAATTTAGTCTGACGGGAACTGAACCCGATTCTTTATACATGTCCCTAAACATACCCAAGTTTCGGTCTGCCACTTCTGTCGAGAGGATTGGAGTCGGCGATGACGGGAGAGTTTACCAGTTTTCAGTCACGTTCCTGGACAAATATCACATCGATTTGCATGCGCCCCGCAGCATATTTCCGGACGGTATCACTTCACCTGACCTCTACTATGTTGCTATTCGAGACTTCAGTATGGCAGATGAGTTTGACCCTGACGATGATCCCACAAACCATGAGGGCTATGAGAAAATTCATGAGTTCTGGAAGCGCTTGTATGCTGAGTATGAAGCTAACGGTGGAGTCCGAGACATCAGTATGGCAAAAGAGTCTGACTATGGCGATAATACCACAAAGGATATGAGTTATGAGGAACTCGTTGAGTACTGGAACAACTTGGAGGCTGG AAATCGCGGCAACTTTATCAACAactttattgagcctgcagggcttacggagaacgaggaagatgaatatgaggcttggaaacgcagcgaaccgatcgctggcgagggcgtcgaccctataaaatactgggtagaactccgcgatcgccaccctagccttagcaaatttgctatcgacatgctatcaatcccaggctcaagctgtgagtgtgagcgcttattcagcgagctgggtgacctcctcgagccccgtcggcgcagcatttctccgcaacttctagcagcaatacagtgcgatcgacgatggataagagctggatttggcagtggtgaggtgcctgtaaaggaggctatcagcgatgaggagatggacgcgaaatacggtgtacataagtgggatattagctga
- a CDS encoding Tam, Trans-aconitate methyltransferase — protein sequence MTSNGLPVPAQNSNYLENGRWYHGFRRGLYMYPCDEPEKDRMDIYHQFFAVARRGQLHQAPVPVEPHLQPRILDVGCGTGIWAIDMADKYLNAEVLGLDLVNIQPEKIPPNLRFRVPRDYESPWTLGEDSWDLIHLRMACGSVTSWPELYQKIFSHLKPGTGWIEHIEIDMEPRCDDRTLPPDSMLTQWYGWLADATHRVSRPIAYEHRTRQLLQSAGFIDIQETVIRVPYNTWPNDPHQKDIGRWYNLGLTEGLEALTFAPLTRVYGWDLNAHVKPLLENVRRELCNRKIHAYNNIHIWTARRPQQ from the exons ATGACATCGAATGG ATTGCCCGTGCCCGCTCAAAACAGCAACTATTTGGAAAATGGCCGATGGTACCACGGCTTCCGGAGAGGCCTCTACATGTACCCATGCGACGAG CCAGAAAAAGACCGCATGGACATTTACCACCAGTTCTTTGCCGTAGCACGAAGAGGCCAGCTGCACCAGGCCCCAGTACCCGTCGAGCCACATCTGCAGCCCCGCATCCTCGACGTTGGGTGTGGGACAGGCATCTGGGCAATTGACATGGCCGA CAAATACCTAAACGCCGAG GTTTTAGGATTAGATCTGGTCAACATCCAGCCCGAGAA AATCCCCCCGAACCTGCGATTCCGTGTACCACGCGACTATGAGAGCCCCTGGACGCTGGGCGAGGATTCTTGGGACCTAATTCACCTGCGCATGGCCTGTGGCAGCGTTACATCTTGGCCAGAACTCTACCAAAAGATATTTTC GCACCTCAAGCCAGGCACTGGCTGGATAGAGCACATTGAAATCGACATGGAGCCGCGCTGCGACGACCGCACGCTTCCCCCCGACAGCATGCTCACGCAGTGGTACGGCTGGCTAGCTGATGCTACGCACCGAGTTTCGCGCCCAATCGCATACGAGCACCGCACCCGCCAGCTGCTGCAGTCTGCCGGCTTCATCGATATCCAGGAGACGGTTATTCGCGTCCCGTACAACACATGGCCCAATGACCCGCACCAAAAAGACATCGGCAGGTGGTACAATCTGGGCCTGACCGAGGGTCTGGAGGCGCTAACCTTTGCACCCCTCACCAGGGTCTACGGATGGGATCTCAACGCACATGTCAAACCATTGCTCGAGAACGTGCGGAGGGAGCTCTGCAACCGCAAAATTCATGCGTACAACAATAT CCACATTTGGACTGCTCGCCGCCCCCAGCAGTAG
- a CDS encoding dimethylaniline monooxygenase 2 yields the protein MTEDTTVAVIGLGPASLVALKNLRDEGFIVTGFDRNSYIGGLWQYSANEHTSVLETTVVNISKERACFTDYPFPEDMASHPTAAQVQEYLISYMKHFELEPYLRLNTSIKQITFDEEHQKWAVVFADEKKEYFDKVVVAIGGMIGKANMPNVEGIEKFAGVNIHSQAFKRPREYEGKKVMVVGFSNSATDTATQLVGVADKVYMAHRHGSRILPRNIDGVPVDHTHSIRLLTIQSLIAKFIPRLGEKLFDMMLKRMQDKSFNIRPEWRFEPPSNFIISDTLVPCLENGSIESVAGVKRILNHTAVELEDGRKIDVDVIVWCTGYQSDFSIMDPSFDPSCRPKGWLKAGGSNNKSLFNLYYNVFSVKKPDSLAFLGNVFSAVSGFQLFDMASMAIAQVWAGKSRLPDAIDMQTAVTDHHNWLISQAQHRHNVSPGTYDPGTWVRAMDDLAGTGVNEYLGYGWKGWLFWFKERKFCNLLMDGIWSPHIHRVFDVGKRKCWAGGREAVQKVNESVAAMKEGKDKGA from the exons ATGACCGAAGACACTACTGTAGCCGTGATAGGCTTAG GGCCCGCCAGTCTCGTAGCGCTAAAGAACCTGAGGGATGAAGGATTCATCGTTACCGGCTTCGATCGCAATAGCTACATCGGCGGCCTATGGCAATACTCAGCAAATGAACACACATCAGTCCTGGAAACCACAGTAGTCAACATATCAAAAGAACGAGCATGCTTTACAGACTATCCGTTCCCGGAAGATATGGCTTCTCATCCCACAGCCGCACAGGTCCAGGAGTACCTGATAAGCTACATGAAGCATTTCGAACTTGAGCCGTACCTTCGACTCAACACTTCTATCAAGCAAATTACGTTTGATGAAGAACACCAGAAATGGGCTGTTGTGTTTGCAGACGAGAAGAAGGAGTATTTTGACAAGGTCGTTGTAGCTATTGGTGGTATGATTGGGAAGGCGAATATGCCTAATGTCGAAGGGATCGAAAAGTTCGCTGGAGTGAATATACATTCGCAGGCGTTCAAGAGACCGAGAGAGTACGAAGGGAAGAAAGTCATGGTCGTGGGCTTCAGTAATAGCGCGACGGATACAGCGACTCAGCTAGTCGGTGTCGCAGACAAGGTGTATATGGCACATCGACACGGATCGCGAATC CTTCCGCGAAACATCGACGGTGTGCCTGTAGATCACACGCATAGTATCCGACTTCTTACTATCCAGAGTCTCATTGCCAAATTCATCCCTCGCTTAGGGGAAAAGTTATTCGACATGATGTTGAAAAGAATGCAAGACAAAAGCTTTAACATCCGTCCAGAATGGCGCTTCGAGCCTCCTAGCAACTTCATCATATCTGACACTCTCGTTCCTTGTCTAGAGAACGGCAGTATCGAGTCCGTTGCAGGTGTCAAGCGTATCCTCAATCACACCGCAGTGGAGCTTGAAGACGGGAGGAAAATCGACGTCGATGTCATCGTATGGTGTACGGGTTACCAGAGCGATTTCAGTATCATGGACCCCAGCTTTGACCCGTCATGTCGCCCCAAAGGATGGTTGAAAGCGGGCGGGTCGAACAACAAGTCGCTTTTCAACCTTTACTACAATGTCTTCTCTGTGAAAAAACCGGATAGCCTCGCGTTCCTTGGGAATGTGTTTAGTGCTGTCAGTGGTTTCCAGCTTTTCGACATGGCGTCCATGGCAATAGCGCAAGTATGGGCTGGCAAGTCGCGTCTTCCAGATGCCATCGACATGCAAACTGCAGTCACAGACCATCACAACTGGCTTATAAGCCAAGCACAGCATCGCCATAATGTGTCGCCCGGAACATATGATCCTGGGACGTGGGTCAGAGCCATGGACGATCTAGCCGGCACCGGTGTTAACGAGTATCTGGGCTACGGATGGAAGGGATGGCTGTTTTGGTTCAAGGAAAGGAAGTTTTGTAATTTGCTCATGGACGGGATATGGAGCCCCCATATTCATCGCGTGTTTGACGTTGGAAAAAGAAAATGTTGGGCTGGTGGACGGGAGGCAGTGCAGAAGGTCAACGAGAGCGTTGCTGCGATGAAGGAAGGGAAGGACAAGGGCGCATGA
- a CDS encoding SBF multi-domain protein, whose amino-acid sequence MGIGIALGNTVDSVGPALQKGEFVGVSIPIAIGLLVMMYPILCKVRYESLHLLLKSRALWIQIGVSFVLNWIIAPLFMVALAWAFLPDRQDLREGLIFVGIARCIAMVLIWTDLAQGDGDYCAVLVAFNSILQIVLFAPFAVFYIQVVSHGEKTTVSYQGVAQSVGVFLGIPLGAAVITRLGLKTLVGEERYQRRFIRYIAPFSLIGLLYTIIVLFASQGAHVVGQITDVLRVCAPLLVYFLVVFTSTVWFCWKMGFGYKVSCTQSFTAASNNFELAIAVVVAVYGAGSGQALASTVGPLIEVPVLVLLVYVLKWIRERWQWV is encoded by the exons ATGGGCATCGGTATCGCCCTCGGAAACACCGTAGACTCTGTTGGACCCGCTCTGCAGAAGGGAGAGTTTGTTGGTGTTAGTATTCCGATTG CAATCGGTTTACTAGTAATGATGTACCCCATCCTCTGCAAAGTACGCTACGAatccctccacctcctcctAAAATCACGCGCCCTCTGGATCCAAATCGGCGTCTCCTTTGTCCTCAACTGGATCATCGCACCACTATTCATGGTAGCCCTCGCCTGGGCCTTCCTGCCCGACCGCCAAGACCTACGCGAAGGCCTAATCTTCGTCGGCATCGCCAGATGCATCGCCATGGTACTTATATGGACGGATCTCGCCCAAGGCGACGGCGACTACTGCGCCGTACTGGTAGCCTTCAACTCGATATTGCAGATTGTCCTGTTTGCCCCCTTTGCCGTCTTCTACATCCAGGTGGTGAGTCACGGGGAGAAGACAACGGTGTCGTATCAGGGCGTGGCGCAGAGCGTGGGCGTGTTTTTGGGCATTCCGCTTGGCGCCGCCGTGATTACAAGGTTGGGGTTGAAGACACTGGTGGGCGAGGAACGGTATCAGCGCCGGTTTATCCGCTATATTGCCCCGTTCTCGCTCATTGGCCTGCTTTACACCATCATTGTCCTGTTTGCCAGCCAGGGCGCCCATGTTGTTGGGCAGATTACGGATGTGCTTCGCGTCTGCGCGCCGCTCTTGGTCTacttcctcgtcgtcttcaCGAGCACTGTCTGGTTCTGCTGGAAGATGGGGTTCGGTTATAAAGTTAGCTGCACGCAGAGCTTCACCGCTGCCAGCAATAACTTTGAGCTAGCCATCGCCGTCGTCGTGGCCGTGTATGGTGCAGGAAGTGGGCAGGCTTTGGCAAGTACAGTGGGCCCCTTGATAGAGGTTCCGGTACTTGTGCTCCTGGTTTATGTCCTCAAGTGGATACGAGAGAGGTGGCAATGGGTCTAG